In the genome of Thermoanaerobacterium sp. PSU-2, one region contains:
- the raiA gene encoding ribosome-associated translation inhibitor RaiA has protein sequence MRITVSGRNGMAITDGLRNAAIKSLSKIEKFFADDTEARVVMSVQKNNQIAEVTIPFRGMIFRAEEVSDDMYASIDNVVDKLEKQILKYKTKLKNNFTPDSIRFDVQQDYIKNDVQDESEFEVVKTKRFAVKPMSVQEAILQMNLLGHNFFVFTNSETDDFTVVYKRKDGKYGLIEPTM, from the coding sequence ATGAGGATTACAGTAAGCGGTAGAAATGGCATGGCTATAACAGATGGACTTAGAAATGCAGCTATAAAGAGTTTAAGCAAGATAGAGAAGTTTTTTGCGGATGACACAGAAGCACGTGTCGTCATGAGTGTTCAGAAAAATAACCAGATTGCAGAGGTTACGATACCTTTTAGAGGGATGATATTTAGAGCTGAAGAGGTAAGCGACGATATGTACGCTTCGATAGATAATGTCGTTGATAAGCTTGAAAAACAAATACTCAAGTACAAGACGAAACTGAAAAACAATTTTACACCAGATTCTATAAGATTTGATGTTCAACAGGATTACATAAAAAATGATGTTCAGGATGAATCGGAGTTTGAAGTTGTAAAGACTAAGAGATTTGCTGTAAAACCTATGTCGGTTCAGGAAGCTATACTTCAAATGAATCTTTTAGGACATAATTTCTTCGTATTTACGAATTCCGAGACAGACGATTTTACAGTAGTGTATAAGAGAAAAGACGGTAAATATGGATTGATAGAGCCGACAATGTGA